A stretch of the Pseudomonas helvetica genome encodes the following:
- a CDS encoding MIP/aquaporin family protein — MTTASQQPSLSSQCMAEFLGTALLIFFGTGCVAALKVAGASFGLWEISIIWGIGVSMAIYLTAGVSGAHLNPAVSIALCIFADFEKRKLPLYIFSQVAGAFCAALLVYTLYSNLFFDFEQTHQMVRGTQASLELASVFSTFPNPALSTTQAFLVEVIITAILMGVIMSLTDDNNGLPKGPLAPLLIGLLIAVIGSSMGPLTGFAMNPARDFGPKLMTFFAGWGEISFTGGRDIPYFLIPIFAPILGACLGAAAYRGLIARHLPIAIPATKDAEPAIDGKARIS, encoded by the coding sequence ATGACAACTGCATCGCAACAACCATCGCTCTCGAGCCAATGCATGGCCGAGTTCCTGGGTACTGCCTTATTGATTTTTTTTGGTACTGGCTGTGTTGCCGCGCTCAAAGTCGCGGGTGCCAGCTTTGGACTTTGGGAAATCAGCATCATCTGGGGGATCGGCGTCAGCATGGCGATCTACCTGACCGCAGGTGTTTCCGGCGCTCACCTGAACCCGGCCGTCAGCATCGCGCTGTGCATATTCGCTGATTTCGAGAAGCGTAAACTGCCGCTCTACATCTTCTCCCAGGTCGCTGGTGCCTTCTGCGCAGCGTTGTTGGTTTACACGCTTTACAGCAACCTGTTCTTCGATTTCGAACAAACTCACCAGATGGTTCGTGGCACACAAGCCAGCCTCGAACTGGCCTCGGTGTTCTCCACGTTCCCGAACCCTGCCCTGTCGACAACCCAGGCGTTTCTGGTGGAGGTGATCATCACCGCGATCCTGATGGGCGTGATCATGTCCCTGACCGACGACAACAATGGCCTGCCTAAAGGCCCGTTGGCGCCACTGTTGATCGGCTTGCTGATCGCCGTTATTGGTAGCTCGATGGGCCCGCTGACCGGTTTTGCGATGAACCCCGCGCGAGACTTCGGTCCTAAGCTGATGACTTTCTTCGCTGGCTGGGGTGAAATTTCCTTCACTGGCGGCCGTGATATTCCGTACTTCCTGATTCCGATTTTTGCACCGATCCTGGGTGCCTGCCTCGGCGCTGCGGCCTATCGCGGGCTGATTGCCCGCCATCTACCGATCGCCATACCTGCTACAAAGGATGCAGAACCCGCCATTGACGGCAAAGCACGAATCTCCTGA
- the glpD gene encoding glycerol-3-phosphate dehydrogenase encodes MPTSTLPMPPLAEVYDIAVIGGGINGVGIAADAAGRGLSVFLCEKDDLASHTSSASSKLIHGGLRYLEHYEFRLVREALAEREVLLAKAPHIVKPMRFVLPHRPHLRPAWMIRAGLFLYDHLGKREKLAGSKSLKFGADSALKSEITKGFEYSDCWVDDARLVVLNAMAAREKGAHVHTQTRCVSARRSKGLWELNLERTDGRLFSIRAKALVNAAGPWVAKFIRDDLKMESPYGIRLIQGSHLIVPKLYEGEHAHILQNEDQRIVFTIPYLNQFTLIGTTDREYTGDPAKVAITEGETDYLLKVVNAHFKKQISRSDILHTYSGVRPLCNDESDNPSAVTRDYTLALSGSAEEAPLLSVFGGKLTTYRKLAESAMAQLAPYFKGMKPSWTAQATLPGGEDMTTPQALSALIRDKFDWLPTEIARRWATTYGSRTWRLLEGVQSLKDMGEHLGGGLYTREVDYLCSEEWATSAHDILWRRSKLGLFTTQAEQENVQLYLNKLEQNRSKIEAA; translated from the coding sequence ATGCCCACTTCAACCTTACCTATGCCCCCTCTTGCCGAGGTCTACGATATCGCCGTCATTGGTGGTGGGATAAACGGTGTGGGGATTGCAGCGGATGCCGCCGGTCGCGGTCTTTCGGTGTTCCTTTGCGAAAAGGACGATCTGGCCAGTCATACCTCGTCCGCCAGCAGCAAGCTGATCCACGGCGGCCTGCGCTACCTCGAGCACTACGAATTCCGCCTCGTGCGTGAGGCCTTGGCCGAGCGTGAAGTGCTGTTGGCCAAGGCCCCGCACATCGTCAAGCCAATGCGCTTCGTGTTGCCACACCGTCCGCACCTGCGCCCGGCGTGGATGATCCGTGCAGGCCTGTTCCTTTATGACCATCTTGGCAAGCGGGAAAAACTCGCCGGCTCCAAAAGCCTGAAGTTCGGGGCCGACAGTGCGCTGAAAAGCGAAATCACCAAAGGCTTCGAATACTCCGATTGCTGGGTCGACGACGCCCGTCTGGTGGTGCTCAATGCCATGGCTGCCCGCGAAAAAGGCGCCCACGTTCACACCCAGACCCGCTGTGTCAGCGCCCGTCGCAGCAAAGGCCTGTGGGAGTTGAACCTGGAACGCACCGATGGCCGCCTGTTCTCGATCCGCGCCAAGGCGCTGGTGAATGCTGCCGGTCCATGGGTCGCCAAGTTCATTCGTGATGACCTGAAGATGGAATCGCCTTACGGCATCCGCCTGATTCAGGGCAGCCACCTGATCGTGCCGAAGCTGTACGAAGGCGAACACGCGCATATCTTGCAGAACGAAGACCAACGCATCGTGTTCACCATTCCATACCTCAATCAATTCACCCTGATTGGTACCACGGACCGTGAGTACACCGGCGATCCAGCGAAAGTCGCCATCACCGAAGGCGAGACCGATTACCTGCTGAAAGTGGTCAACGCGCACTTCAAGAAACAAATCAGCCGCAGCGACATCCTGCACACCTATTCCGGCGTTCGTCCGCTGTGCAACGACGAATCCGACAATCCTTCGGCCGTGACCCGCGATTACACCCTGGCGCTGTCTGGCAGCGCAGAAGAAGCGCCGCTGCTGTCGGTGTTCGGTGGCAAACTGACCACCTACCGCAAACTGGCCGAGTCGGCCATGGCGCAGCTGGCACCGTACTTCAAGGGCATGAAGCCGAGCTGGACCGCGCAAGCGACCCTGCCGGGCGGCGAAGACATGACCACGCCACAGGCCTTGAGCGCGTTGATTCGCGACAAGTTCGACTGGTTGCCGACGGAAATCGCCCGACGCTGGGCCACCACCTATGGCAGCCGTACCTGGCGCCTGCTTGAAGGTGTACAGAGCCTGAAGGACATGGGCGAACACCTCGGTGGCGGTCTCTACACCCGCGAAGTCGATTACCTGTGCAGCGAAGAATGGGCCACCAGCGCTCACGACATTCTCTGGCGTCGCAGCAAACTGGGTTTGTTCACCACCCAGGCAGAGCAAGAGAACGTCCAGCTGTACCTGAACAAGCTCGAGCAGAACCGCAGCAAGATCGAAGCGGCCTGA
- the ybaK gene encoding Cys-tRNA(Pro) deacylase → MTPALDLLKKVRAEHRVHSYEHDPKAASYGLEAAEKLGLDPAQVFKTLLAASEKGELLVAVVPVVGSLDLKALAHAAGVKKVEMADPAAAQRATGYLLGGISPLGQKKRLRTFIDNSAQPFASIYVSAGRRGLEVELAATVLAEHTQAKFADIGRA, encoded by the coding sequence ATGACCCCCGCATTGGATCTGTTGAAAAAAGTTCGTGCCGAACATCGCGTGCACAGTTATGAACATGATCCGAAGGCTGCGTCCTACGGTCTGGAGGCAGCGGAAAAGCTCGGGCTGGATCCGGCGCAAGTGTTCAAAACGCTGTTGGCCGCGAGTGAGAAGGGGGAGTTGCTGGTGGCCGTCGTACCGGTCGTCGGAAGTCTGGACTTGAAAGCGCTGGCGCATGCCGCCGGGGTGAAGAAAGTCGAAATGGCTGATCCCGCCGCCGCGCAACGGGCCACCGGTTACTTGCTGGGGGGCATCAGCCCGTTAGGGCAGAAGAAGCGTTTGCGCACGTTCATCGATAACAGTGCGCAGCCTTTCGCGAGTATTTACGTCAGCGCTGGCCGGCGTGGCCTTGAGGTCGAGTTGGCAGCGACGGTGCTGGCCGAGCACACCCAAGCCAAATTCGCCGATATCGGCCGGGCCTGA
- a CDS encoding TetR/AcrR family transcriptional regulator, with product MAQEGAAGIATAVAESVQYQGRKASRQGSEQRRQEILDAAMRIVVRDGVRAVRHRAVAAEAGVPLSATTYYFKDIDDLLTDTFAQYVERSAAYMARLWANNEGLLREMVISGDGSPECRSQLADDIARLMADYVHRQLINRREHLMAEQAFRQEALLNPRLALLVRSHQQILLQGTCQLFQVLGSREPQQDAKVLTAIIGRMEYQGLLNDAEPEAEQEMLGILTRYMHLVLASA from the coding sequence TTGGCTCAAGAAGGAGCAGCTGGCATCGCCACTGCGGTTGCTGAAAGCGTTCAGTATCAGGGACGCAAAGCCAGCCGACAGGGAAGCGAGCAGCGTCGACAGGAAATTCTCGATGCAGCGATGCGCATCGTCGTACGCGACGGTGTTCGTGCGGTACGTCACCGCGCCGTGGCCGCCGAAGCGGGTGTGCCGCTGTCGGCGACCACTTACTATTTCAAGGATATCGATGACCTGCTCACCGATACCTTCGCTCAATACGTCGAACGTAGCGCCGCCTACATGGCCAGGTTGTGGGCCAATAACGAAGGCTTGTTGCGCGAGATGGTCATCAGCGGCGACGGCAGCCCCGAGTGCCGCTCACAGTTGGCTGACGACATCGCACGGCTGATGGCGGACTATGTTCACCGGCAATTGATCAACCGCCGCGAGCACCTGATGGCCGAGCAGGCCTTCCGCCAGGAAGCGTTGCTCAACCCGCGCCTGGCGCTGCTGGTGCGCTCGCATCAGCAAATTCTCTTGCAGGGCACTTGCCAGCTTTTCCAGGTATTGGGTTCGCGAGAGCCGCAGCAGGATGCCAAAGTGTTGACGGCGATTATCGGCCGGATGGAATATCAGGGCCTGCTCAACGACGCAGAGCCCGAGGCCGAACAAGAGATGCTCGGCATTCTGACGCGATATATGCACCTGGTGCTGGCGTCGGCCTGA
- a CDS encoding DeoR/GlpR family transcriptional regulator, translated as MNLPPRQQQILELVRERGYVSIEEMAQLFVVTPQTIRRDINQLAEVNLLRRYHGGAAYDSSVENTAYAMRADQMRDEKQRIAEAIAAQIPDHASLFINIGTTTESIARALLNHNYLKVITNNLHVASILSAKDDFEVLLAGGNVRRDGGVVGQACVDFINQFKVDFALVGISGIDEDGSLLDFDYQEVRVSQAIIANARQVLLAADSSKFGRNAMVRLGPISLIDCLVTDHAPVPALAQLLSQHKIRLEVV; from the coding sequence ATGAATCTGCCTCCCCGTCAGCAGCAAATCCTCGAACTGGTTCGCGAACGCGGCTACGTCAGCATCGAGGAAATGGCTCAGCTATTTGTTGTTACACCACAGACCATCCGCCGCGACATCAATCAATTGGCGGAAGTGAATTTGCTGCGTCGCTATCATGGCGGCGCCGCTTACGATTCAAGTGTCGAAAACACCGCCTACGCCATGCGCGCCGATCAGATGCGCGATGAGAAACAGCGCATCGCCGAAGCTATCGCCGCACAAATCCCCGATCACGCCTCGCTGTTCATCAATATCGGTACCACCACCGAATCCATTGCCCGGGCGCTGCTCAATCACAACTATCTCAAGGTGATCACCAATAACCTGCACGTCGCCTCGATCCTCAGCGCCAAGGATGACTTCGAAGTCCTGCTGGCCGGTGGCAACGTGCGCCGTGATGGCGGCGTAGTCGGTCAGGCCTGCGTCGACTTCATCAACCAGTTCAAGGTCGACTTTGCGCTGGTCGGCATCAGTGGTATCGATGAAGACGGCAGCCTGCTCGACTTTGACTACCAGGAAGTACGGGTCTCCCAGGCGATCATCGCCAACGCCCGGCAAGTCCTGCTGGCAGCAGACTCCAGCAAGTTCGGCCGCAACGCCATGGTCCGCCTGGGACCGATCAGCCTGATCGACTGCCTGGTGACCGACCACGCGCCGGTTCCGGCATTGGCGCAACTGCTGAGCCAGCACAAGATTCGGCTGGAAGTCGTTTAA
- the glpK gene encoding glycerol kinase GlpK encodes MTDIQNKNYIIALDQGTTSSRAIIFDRDANVVCTAQREFAQHYPQAGWVEHDPMEIFATQSAVMVEALAQAGLHHDQVAAIGITNQRETTVVWDKTTGRPIYNAIVWQCRRSTEICQQLKRDGFEQYISETTGLVTDPYFSGTKLKWILDNVEGSRERARKGELLFGTVDSWLIWKFTGGKTHVTDYTNASRTMLFNIHTLEWDAKMLEVLDIPREMLPEVKSSSEIYGHTKSGIAIGGIAGDQQAALFGQMCVEPGQAKNTYGTGCFLLMNTGDKAVKSRHGMLTTIACGPRGEVAYALEGAVFNGGSTVQWLRDELKIINDAHDTEYFANKVKDSNGVYLVPAFTGLGAPYWDPYARGALFGLTRGVRVDHIIRAALESIAYQTRDVLDAMQHDSGERLKALRVDGGAVANNFLMQFQADILGTKVERPQMRETTALGAAYLAGLACGFWGSLDELRGKAVIEREFDPQLDETAKEKLYAGWKKAVSRTRDWEPHEGAE; translated from the coding sequence ATGACCGACATTCAGAATAAGAACTACATCATTGCCCTCGATCAGGGTACGACCAGCTCCCGGGCGATCATTTTCGACCGTGACGCCAACGTGGTCTGCACTGCGCAACGTGAATTCGCCCAGCATTACCCGCAGGCCGGCTGGGTCGAACACGACCCGATGGAAATCTTCGCCACCCAAAGCGCCGTGATGGTCGAAGCCCTGGCGCAAGCCGGCCTGCATCACGATCAGGTAGCGGCCATCGGCATCACCAACCAGCGTGAAACCACTGTGGTCTGGGACAAGACCACTGGCCGGCCGATCTACAACGCAATCGTCTGGCAGTGCCGCCGCAGCACCGAAATCTGCCAGCAACTCAAGCGCGACGGCTTTGAGCAGTACATCAGCGAAACCACTGGCCTGGTCACCGACCCGTACTTCTCCGGCACCAAACTCAAGTGGATCCTCGACAACGTCGAAGGCAGCCGCGAACGCGCACGCAAAGGCGAGCTGCTGTTCGGCACCGTCGACAGCTGGCTGATCTGGAAATTTACCGGCGGCAAGACCCACGTCACCGACTACACCAACGCCTCGCGCACCATGCTCTTCAACATCCACACCCTGGAGTGGGACGCGAAGATGCTCGAAGTGCTGGACATCCCGCGTGAGATGCTCCCGGAGGTCAAGTCGTCATCGGAAATCTATGGCCACACCAAAAGCGGCATCGCCATCGGCGGTATTGCCGGTGACCAACAGGCCGCGCTATTCGGCCAGATGTGCGTTGAACCGGGCCAGGCAAAAAACACCTACGGCACCGGCTGCTTCCTGCTGATGAACACCGGCGACAAAGCGGTTAAATCCCGGCACGGCATGCTCACCACCATCGCCTGCGGCCCACGCGGCGAAGTGGCCTACGCACTGGAAGGCGCGGTGTTCAACGGCGGCTCCACCGTTCAGTGGCTGCGCGACGAGCTGAAGATCATCAACGACGCTCACGACACCGAATACTTCGCCAACAAGGTCAAGGACAGCAACGGCGTGTACCTGGTACCCGCCTTCACCGGCCTCGGCGCCCCGTACTGGGACCCGTATGCCCGTGGCGCACTGTTCGGCCTGACTCGCGGCGTACGCGTCGATCACATCATTCGTGCCGCACTGGAGTCGATTGCCTACCAGACCCGCGACGTACTCGACGCCATGCAACACGACTCCGGCGAACGACTCAAAGCTCTGCGCGTAGACGGCGGTGCGGTCGCCAACAACTTCCTGATGCAATTCCAGGCGGACATCCTCGGCACCAAGGTCGAGCGCCCGCAAATGCGTGAAACCACTGCACTGGGCGCCGCCTACCTGGCCGGCCTGGCCTGCGGCTTCTGGGGCAGCCTGGACGAACTGCGCGGCAAGGCAGTGATCGAGCGCGAGTTCGACCCGCAACTGGACGAAACGGCAAAGGAAAAACTCTACGCCGGCTGGAAAAAAGCCGTCAGCCGCACCCGCGACTGGGAACCGCACGAAGGCGCTGAATAA
- a CDS encoding flavohemoglobin expression-modulating QEGLA motif protein, which yields MDEYQQTIRTLSDRIVLAQTPIRVLDAVKWDDNIRKGFLKAKGKEMPAVDRDYYLNRPLSFDSSKVKLEFQNIERDITRQLGQFNPVGQIMRRMCKEYRMVVRMLEARGTEDFGLISQELYGAASDAFHAGDPTLADLGLMMSDYLNNIDGRGDLKDEPKILTAKEAVHLLQTRLNKVFGEAEETIRVFESDGIVADAAAGADYIKIRADAMFNERDVRALEVHEGLVHVGTTLNGLNQPICTFLSKGPPSSTVTQEGLAILMEIITFASYPSRLRKLTNRTRAIHMAEEGADFLQIFEFFRAQGFEMAESYSNASRVFRGSIPTGLPFTKDLSYLKGFIMVYNYIQLAVRKGKLEQIPLLFCGKTTLEDMRTLRQLVDEGLVEPPKYLPDQFRDMNALSAWMCFSNFLNHLSLDRIEADYSNIL from the coding sequence GTGGACGAATACCAGCAGACGATACGCACGTTGTCCGATCGCATAGTGCTGGCGCAGACGCCGATTCGGGTACTCGATGCGGTCAAGTGGGACGACAACATCCGCAAGGGTTTCCTCAAGGCCAAAGGCAAGGAAATGCCGGCGGTGGATCGCGACTACTACCTCAACCGGCCACTGTCCTTTGACTCCAGCAAAGTGAAGCTGGAATTCCAGAACATCGAGCGCGACATCACCCGTCAGCTCGGCCAGTTCAACCCGGTCGGGCAGATCATGCGTCGCATGTGCAAGGAATACCGCATGGTGGTGCGGATGCTCGAAGCACGTGGCACCGAAGATTTCGGGTTGATCTCCCAGGAGCTTTACGGCGCGGCGTCCGATGCGTTCCACGCCGGTGACCCGACCCTGGCCGACCTTGGCCTGATGATGTCCGACTACCTGAACAACATCGATGGCCGGGGCGACCTCAAGGACGAACCGAAGATCCTCACCGCCAAGGAAGCCGTGCACTTGCTGCAAACCCGTTTGAACAAGGTCTTTGGCGAAGCCGAGGAAACCATTCGGGTGTTCGAGTCCGACGGTATTGTCGCGGATGCGGCGGCTGGTGCCGACTACATCAAGATCCGCGCTGACGCGATGTTCAACGAACGTGACGTGCGCGCCCTGGAAGTCCATGAAGGGCTGGTGCATGTCGGCACCACGCTTAACGGTCTGAATCAGCCGATCTGCACTTTCCTTTCCAAAGGTCCACCGTCGTCGACCGTGACCCAGGAGGGGTTGGCGATCCTGATGGAAATCATCACCTTTGCGTCCTATCCGAGTCGCTTGCGCAAACTGACCAACCGTACCCGGGCGATTCACATGGCCGAGGAGGGCGCGGACTTCTTGCAGATCTTCGAGTTCTTCCGCGCTCAAGGCTTCGAGATGGCTGAAAGCTATAGCAATGCCAGTCGGGTTTTCCGCGGTTCGATACCCACTGGTCTGCCATTCACCAAGGACTTGTCCTACCTCAAGGGCTTTATCATGGTTTACAACTACATTCAGTTGGCCGTGCGTAAAGGCAAGCTTGAGCAGATCCCTTTGCTGTTTTGCGGCAAGACCACCCTGGAAGACATGCGCACCCTGCGTCAGTTGGTGGATGAGGGCCTGGTGGAACCACCCAAGTACCTGCCGGACCAGTTCCGTGACATGAACGCCTTGTCGGCCTGGATGTGTTTCTCCAACTTCCTCAACCATCTGAGCCTGGACCGGATCGAAGCGGATTACTCGAACATTTTGTAA
- the lysS gene encoding lysine--tRNA ligase, translated as MSDLELDPQALQQEENSLIALRKEKLAAERAKGQAFPNDFRRDAYCEDLQKQYADKTKEELAEAAIPVKVAGRLMLNRGSFMVIQDMSGRIQVYVNRKTLSEETLAAVKTWDLGDIIAAEGTLARSGKGDLYVEMTNVRLLTKSLRPLPDKHHGLSDTEQRYRQRYVDLIVNEDVRQTFRVRSQVIAHIRSFLMKRDFLEVETPMLQTIPGGAAAKPFETHHNALDMQMFLRIAPELYLKRLVVGGFEKVFEINRNFRNEGVSTRHNPEFTMLEFYQAHADYEDNMDLTEELFRELAQLVLGSTDVPYGDKVFHFGEPFVRLSVFDSILKYNPELTADDLTDIDKARAIAKKAGAKVLGFEGLGKLQVMIFEELVEHKLEQPHFITQYPFEVSPLARRNDENPNVTDRFELFIGGREIANAYSELNDAEDQAERFMAQVADKDAGDDEAMHYDADFVRALEYGMPPTAGEGIGIDRLVMLLTNSPSIRDVILFPHMRPQA; from the coding sequence ATGAGCGACCTAGAACTCGATCCGCAAGCCCTGCAACAGGAAGAAAACTCCCTGATCGCCCTGCGCAAGGAAAAGCTTGCTGCCGAGCGCGCCAAGGGCCAGGCCTTCCCGAATGACTTCCGCCGCGACGCCTACTGCGAAGACTTGCAGAAGCAGTACGCGGACAAAACCAAGGAAGAGCTGGCAGAGGCTGCGATCCCGGTCAAGGTTGCCGGTCGTCTCATGCTCAACCGTGGCTCGTTCATGGTGATCCAGGACATGTCCGGGCGCATTCAGGTTTACGTCAACCGTAAAACCCTGTCCGAAGAAACCCTGGCCGCCGTTAAAACCTGGGACCTGGGCGACATCATCGCCGCCGAAGGCACCCTGGCCCGTTCGGGCAAAGGCGACCTGTACGTTGAAATGACCAACGTACGTCTGCTGACCAAATCCCTGCGCCCGTTGCCGGACAAGCACCACGGCCTGTCCGACACCGAGCAGCGCTATCGCCAGCGTTACGTTGACCTGATCGTCAACGAAGACGTGCGCCAGACCTTCCGCGTGCGTTCGCAAGTGATTGCGCACATTCGCAGCTTCCTGATGAAGCGCGACTTCCTGGAAGTCGAAACGCCGATGCTGCAAACCATCCCTGGCGGTGCGGCGGCCAAGCCGTTCGAGACTCACCACAATGCGCTGGATATGCAGATGTTCTTGCGTATCGCGCCGGAGCTGTACCTCAAGCGTCTGGTGGTAGGTGGTTTCGAGAAAGTGTTCGAGATCAACCGCAACTTCCGTAACGAAGGTGTTTCGACTCGTCACAATCCTGAATTCACCATGTTGGAGTTCTACCAGGCCCACGCCGACTACGAAGACAACATGGACCTGACCGAAGAACTGTTCCGCGAACTGGCGCAGCTGGTTCTGGGCAGCACCGACGTGCCGTACGGCGACAAGGTGTTCCACTTCGGTGAGCCGTTCGTGCGTCTCTCGGTGTTCGACTCGATCCTCAAGTACAACCCCGAGCTGACCGCTGACGACCTGACTGACATCGACAAGGCCCGCGCCATCGCCAAGAAGGCCGGCGCCAAAGTGTTGGGCTTCGAAGGTCTGGGCAAGCTGCAGGTAATGATTTTCGAAGAGCTGGTCGAGCACAAGCTGGAGCAGCCGCACTTCATCACCCAGTACCCGTTCGAAGTGTCGCCGCTGGCACGCCGCAACGACGAGAACCCGAACGTCACCGACCGTTTCGAACTGTTCATCGGTGGCCGCGAAATCGCCAACGCCTACTCCGAGTTGAACGACGCGGAAGACCAGGCCGAGCGCTTCATGGCTCAGGTGGCCGACAAGGACGCCGGTGACGACGAAGCCATGCACTACGATGCTGACTTCGTACGCGCGCTGGAGTACGGCATGCCGCCGACTGCCGGTGAAGGTATCGGTATTGACCGACTGGTGATGCTGCTGACCAATTCACCGTCGATTCGCGATGTGATCCTGTTCCCGCACATGCGGCCGCAAGCGTAA
- a CDS encoding PleD family two-component system response regulator: MDDLQLDAFKTDENAAMVLLVDDQAMIGEAVRRGLANEENIDFHFCADPHQAIAQAIRIKPTVILQDLVMPGLDGLSLVREYRNHPATKDIPIIVLSTKEDPLIKSAAFAAGANDYLVKLPDNIELVARIRYHSRSYMTLIQRDAAYRALRVSQQQLLDTNLVLQRLMNSDGLTGLSNRRHFDEYLELEWRRAMRDQAQLSLLMIDVDYFKLYNDSFGHLEGDEALRKVATAIRDASSRPSDLPARYGGEEFVLVLPNTSPGGARLVAEKLRQTVAGMNIPHVVPAEGASLTISIGLSTITPQPGSDYRQLISAADKGLYLAKNNGRNQVGIE, encoded by the coding sequence ATGGATGATTTACAGCTCGACGCCTTTAAAACCGATGAGAACGCCGCGATGGTGCTGCTGGTCGACGACCAGGCGATGATCGGCGAAGCCGTGCGCCGCGGGCTGGCGAACGAGGAGAACATCGACTTCCATTTCTGCGCCGATCCGCACCAGGCCATCGCCCAGGCGATTCGCATCAAGCCGACGGTGATCCTGCAGGACCTGGTCATGCCCGGTCTGGACGGCCTGTCGCTGGTGCGCGAATACCGCAACCACCCGGCGACCAAGGACATTCCGATCATTGTGCTGTCGACCAAGGAAGACCCGCTGATCAAGAGCGCGGCGTTTGCTGCAGGGGCCAACGATTACCTGGTCAAGCTGCCGGACAACATCGAACTGGTCGCGCGCATTCGTTATCACTCGCGCTCCTACATGACCCTGATCCAGCGCGATGCGGCCTATCGGGCGCTGCGGGTCAGTCAACAACAGTTGCTCGACACCAACCTGGTGCTGCAACGCCTGATGAACTCCGATGGCCTGACCGGGCTGTCTAACCGTCGCCATTTCGACGAATACCTTGAGTTGGAATGGCGTCGGGCCATGCGTGACCAGGCGCAACTGTCGCTGTTGATGATCGATGTCGACTATTTCAAGTTGTACAACGACAGCTTCGGCCATCTGGAAGGCGACGAAGCCCTGCGCAAAGTCGCCACGGCGATCCGCGATGCCAGCAGCCGGCCTTCCGATCTGCCGGCGCGTTATGGCGGTGAAGAGTTCGTCCTGGTATTGCCCAATACCTCGCCGGGCGGGGCACGCCTGGTCGCGGAAAAACTCCGGCAGACCGTGGCCGGAATGAACATCCCGCATGTTGTACCGGCCGAAGGTGCGAGCCTGACCATCAGCATCGGCCTCTCGACCATCACCCCGCAGCCGGGCAGTGATTACCGTCAATTGATCTCGGCGGCGGACAAGGGGTTGTACCTGGCGAAGAACAATGGACGCAATCAGGTCGGCATCGAATGA
- the prfB gene encoding peptide chain release factor 2 (programmed frameshift), with protein MEINPILNSIKDLSERSETIRGYLDYDQKHERLTEVNRELEDPNVWNNPSYAQELGRERSLLAQIVETLDQMHSGLADAKDLLLMSAEEEDQAAVDDVAAEVERLREALEKLEFRRMFSGEMDANNAYLDIQAGSGGTEAQDWANILLRMYLRWADKRGFDATIMELSAGEVAGIKGATVHIKGEYAFGWLRTEIGVHRLVRKSPYDSGNRRHTSFSAVFVSPEIDDNIEIDINPSDLRIDTYRSSGAGGQHVNTTDSAVRITHVPTNTVVSCQNERSQHANKDTAMKMLRARLYEQEVQKRNAASQALEDTKSDIGWGHQIRSYVLDQSRIKDLRTNVERSDCDKVLDGDIDEYLVASLKQGL; from the exons ATGGAAATCAACCCGATCCTTAACAGTATCAAGGACCTGTCCGAGCGCTCCGAAACTATTCGGGGGTATCTT GACTACGATCAAAAGCATGAGCGTCTGACCGAAGTCAATCGCGAGCTTGAAGATCCGAATGTCTGGAACAACCCGTCGTACGCTCAGGAACTGGGCCGCGAGCGGTCCCTGCTGGCGCAGATCGTCGAAACCCTCGACCAGATGCACAGCGGCCTTGCCGACGCCAAAGACCTGCTGCTGATGTCCGCAGAGGAAGAAGACCAGGCTGCCGTCGATGACGTCGCTGCCGAAGTCGAGCGTCTGCGCGAGGCCCTGGAAAAACTCGAATTCCGTCGCATGTTCAGCGGTGAGATGGACGCCAACAACGCCTACCTGGATATCCAGGCCGGCTCCGGCGGTACCGAGGCCCAGGACTGGGCCAACATCCTGCTGCGCATGTACCTGCGCTGGGCGGACAAACGCGGTTTCGACGCGACCATCATGGAGCTCTCCGCCGGTGAAGTCGCCGGGATCAAGGGCGCAACCGTGCACATCAAGGGTGAATACGCCTTTGGCTGGCTGCGGACCGAGATCGGCGTGCACCGTCTGGTGCGCAAGAGCCCGTACGACTCCGGTAACCGTCGCCATACCTCGTTCTCGGCCGTGTTCGTGTCGCCGGAAATCGATGACAACATCGAAATCGACATCAACCCGTCGGACCTGCGCATCGACACCTACCGCTCCTCGGGCGCCGGTGGTCAGCACGTAAACACCACCGACTCGGCCGTACGTATCACCCACGTACCGACCAACACCGTGGTCAGCTGCCAGAACGAACGTTCCCAGCACGCCAACAAAGACACCGCGATGAAAATGTTGCGGGCGCGCTTGTACGAGCAGGAAGTGCAGAAACGCAACGCTGCTTCCCAAGCCCTGGAAGACACCAAGTCGGACATCGGCTGGGGTCACCAGATTCGCTCGTATGTGCTCGACCAGTCGCGAATCAAGGATTTGCGTACTAACGTCGAACGCAGCGACTGCGACAAGGTGCTCGACGGCGACATCGACGAATACCTGGTGGCGAGCCTGAAGCAAGGCTTGTAA